The genomic interval GCTCGACCAGGTCGCGGGAGAGGCAGAGAGCGCTCTCCGGCTGATCAACCAGGCGTACGCCGACATGGGCATCAGCGCGTCCCGGTACGTCCTGGCGCTGCCCGCGGAGGACGCCGAGTTCAACAGTCCATCGAGCAAGTACGTCGGTGACGCCGCGAGTTGGGCGCAGGCCGCCGGGATCCTTCGCGACGTGCTCAAGGATGCGGGCATCGACTACGAGGATGCGCCCGGTGACGCGGCCTTCTACGGGCCGAAGATCGACATCCAGGTGGAGGATTCGGCCGGCCGCGAGTTCAGTCTGTCGACCGTCCAGATCGACTTCCATCAGCCGGCCGCGTTCGGCCTCGAGTACGTCGGTGCCGACAGCAACAAGCATCGGCCGGTGATGGTGCACCGGGCGATCGTCGGCAGCATCGAGCGGGCGATGGCACAGCTGATCGAGGTGCACGGCGGCGCGTTCCCGGCGTGGCTCGCGCCGGTGCAGCTCGTCGTACTCCCGATCTCCGACGACGAGGAGAAGCGTGCGGTCGAGGTCGCGCGGCGGGCGTCGGATCGCGGTCTGCGGGTCGAGATCGCGCATGCCGACGAGGGCAGCCTCGGCGCCCGGATCCGCGAGAACCGGTTGGCGCCGTACCAGGCGGTCATCGGCGCCCGCGAGGACGCCGCCGGCGAGCTGGCGATCCGCGAGCGCGACGGCGGGAAGCACGAGCCGGCGCCGATCGGGGAGGTGCTCGACCGGATCGCGAAAATCAGTTTGCCTGCAGCTGTCCGATCAGGTGAGTGACCTCGTGCGACTCGTCGTACAGCGCGAAGTCGACCGTCTTGCCGGTCTGCTGGTACCCGAACTGGACCCGGGACGGCAGCAGTAATGGCTTGCGGAAGTCGACGCGGACCGTGAAGGCGTCGGGCAGGTGCCCGGCGCGCTGAATGGACGCGAGCGCGGCAGCCTTGGCCCACATCCCGTGCGCGATCTGGCGCGGGAATCCGAACGCCTGCGCGGTCAGCTTGAACAGGTGGATCGGGTTCCGGTCGCCGGACGCGGCGGCGTACCGGCGGCCGAGGTTGCCGCGCAGGTCCCACCACGCGTCGGCCGGGAGGACCGGGTCGGGCAGCAGGTCCGCGTGCGCGCCCGGGGTCCCGGCCGTGCGGCTGAGCAGCGTGGTGAGATCGCTCCACACCAGCTCGTGGTCGACGAAGACCTCGCTGATCACGTCGAAGACGGTGCCCTTCGGGTGCGGGCGTTCCGGCGTACTGTGCACGCGGATCGACGGCTCGGCGTGGATCGGGATCGGCTGCTTCTGCGTGATCGTGTTGGACAGATGCACGATCCCCATCGGCTTGTACGGGAACGAGGGGTCGGACATCAGGTCCAGGTGCAGCGGGAACGCCAGCACATGCGGGTACGTCGACGGCAGTGCCGGCCCGGCCTGGAACCCGGTGACGTCGCGGTACGCCGTGAGGTGGTCCTGGTCGATCGCCGACCGGGGCAGCTCGAGCGTCAGGCCGTCCTCGTTCGGCTCGTAGTCGGCTCTCCTGAGGGTTGCGCGGACCGTCCGGGCGTAGAGCTGGCCGAACTTCGGCGAGTCGTCGTACCGTCGGGTCGGCATGTCAGGCGCCCAGCATGCTCTGGCCGCAGACCCGGACCACGTTGCCGGTGACGCCGGCCGACGCCGGATCCGCGAACCAGGCGATGGTTTCGGCCACGTCGATGGGCAGGCCGCCCTGTTGCAGGGAGTTGATCCGGCGGCCGACCTCGCGGATCGTGAACGGGATCTTCGCGGTCATCTCGGTCTCGATGAACCCGGGCGCGACGGCGTTGATCCGGATGTTCCGATCGGCCAGCTTCGGCGCGAGCGCCTGGACCAGACCGATCACGCCGGCCTTCGAGGTCGCGTAGTTCGTCTGGCCGTTGTTGCCCGCGATCCCGGCCATCGACGAGACGCCGATGATCGAGCCGCCGTCCTTGAGCGCACCGGACTCGACCAGGTGCTGCGTGATGCGCTCCGGGGCGCGGAGGTTCACGTCGAGGACCGCGTCCCAGGTGTCGGTCCGCATGTTCGCGAGCCGCTTGTCCCGCGTGATGCCGGCGTTGTGGACGACGATGTCGAGCCCGCCGTACTGCTCCTGGGCGTGCGCCGCGATCCGTTGCGCAGCGTCGACCGCGGTGACGTCGAGCAGAAGCTCGGAGCCGCCGAGTCTGCTCATGACCTTGCGCAGCGGATCCGCGTTCTGCGGTACGTCGACGCCGATGATGGTCGCGCCGTCGCGGGCGAGGGTCTCCGCGATCGCCGCCCCGATTCCACGGGCTGCGCCGGTCACGAGCGCCGTCCGGCCGGCGAGCGGCCTGGCCGGGTCGTTGCTGACGAGCGGACCGGTCCCGATCCGCGCCACCTGACCGTCGACGTACGCCGACTTGGGGGAGAGGAAGAAGCGGAGCGTCGAGTCGAGTTGCTCGTGGGCGTCCGGGGCGACGTACACGAGGTTGACCGTGGCGCCGCGCTTCACCTCCTTGCCGAGGCTGCGGGTGAAGCCTTCGAGTGCGCGCTGTGCGACCTGCTGCCCGGTGGACGTCGCGAGCTCCGGCGTCCGGCCGACGACGATCACGCGGCCGGCCGCGGCGAGCTGGCGGATGACGGGGGAGAAGAAGCGCTGCAGGCTGGTCAGGTCCGCGGTCGTGGCTGCGCCGGTCGCGTCGAAGACGAGCGCCTTCGGGCGGATCCCGATCGACGCGACGCCTTCGGTCGCAGTACTGAACGAGGCTCCGATGTCGCGCAGCAGGGCCTGGATCGCCTTGCCGGCGTCGGTTTCGCCGATCGCGCCGAAGACGACCGGTCCGTCGATCACCGGCGACCCCTCGACCCAGCGCTGCAGTGGCGTCGGGTCAGGCAGGCCGAGGTTCTTGACCAGGGTCTGCCCGAGCGGTGTGCGGGTGAAGGTCTGGTAGCGGTCCGTCATCTCAGCTCCTACTTCTCGAGGATGGCGACGACACCCTGGCCGCCGGCGGCGCAGATCGAGATCAGGCCCCGGCCGCCGCCGTTCTCGTCCAGTTGCTTGGCCAGCGCGGCGACGATCCGCCCGCCGGTCGCCGCGAACGGGTGACCCGCGGCCAGCGAGCTGCCGTTCACGTTCAGCTTGTCCCGGTCGATCTCGCCGAGCGGTGCGTCCAGGCCGAGCCGCTCCTTGCAGAAGATCGGATCCTCCCACGCCTTCAACGTGGACAGCACCTGGGAGGCGAACGCCTCGTGGATCTCGTAGTAGTCGAAGTCCTGGAGGCTCAGTCCGGCTCTGGCCAGCATGCGAGGGACGGCGTACGCGGGCGCCATCAGGAGGCCCTCGGCGCCCTTCACGTAGTCGACCGCGGCGGTCTGCGAGTGGGTGAGGTAGGCGAGCGGGCGGAGGCCGTGCTCGGCGGCCCACTCGTCGGTGCTGAGCAGGACGGCCGAGGCGCCGTCGGTCAGCGGGGTCGAGTTGCCGGCGGTCATCGTCGCGGTCTCGCCCTTGCCGTACACGGTCCGGAGCTTGGCGAGCTTCTCCAGCGTCGTGTCGGGCCTCAGGTTCTGGTCCTTCTCCAGGCCCAGGTACGGCGTGATCAGGTCGTTCTGGAAGCCGCGGTCGTAGGACTTCGCGAGGTTGATGTGGGAGTTGTACGCGAGCTCGTCCTGCGCCTCCCGGGTGATGCCCCACTCGAGCGCGGTCAGCGCGGCGTGATCGCCCATCGACTTGCCGGTGCGCGGCTCGGCGTTGCGGGGGATCTCCGGCACGACGTCCTTCGGGCGGACGCGGGCGAGGACCTTCAGGCGGTCCGGATACGTCTTGGCGCGGTTGAGGTCGAGCAGCACGTTGCGCAGGTGGTCGTTGACCGCGACCGGCGCGTCGGAGGCGGTGTCGACGCCACCCGCGATGCCCGCGTCGATCTGGCCGAGCGCGATCTTGTTGCCGACCAGGATGGCCGCCTCGAGCCCGGTGCCGCAGGCCTGCTGGATGTCGTACGCCGGGGTGGTGGCCGCGAGCTTGGAACCGAGGACCACCTCGCGGACCATGTTCCAGTCGCGGGCGTGCTTGAGGACCGCGCCGGCGACCACCTCACCGACCTCCTGACCGCCGAGCCCGGCCCGGTCGACGAGGCCGTTGAGCGCTGCGGTGAGCATGTCGGAGTTGGACGCGTGCCGGTACGTCTTGTCCTGCCGGGCGAACGGAATCCGGTTTCCGGCGACGACGGCCACCTTGCGGGTCTCGGTCACGATGTCTCTCCTTTGGACTTTCGTGCGGTGGCGGAAGGTCGCTTGAGTGCTATACGTCCCACAGCGGTCGCCAGGGTCGCGGTGATGGCAGTCTCTCGCACGGTACCGACATCCGCGTGATGCACCACCGGATGTCCTGGTTGCCCGCTCGACACGATCAGCCCGACCCTTGCCATATGCAACGATCCGAGTGTCTGCGTGTACAGGTGATTGGCCAGGTAGGCGGTGTCGACCTCGTCGAACACACCGGTGCGCTGGCCGGCCGCGAGGATCGCCGCGATCCGGTCGAGCGGCGCGGCCATCGCCGTACCCAGCTTGATCATCACCGGCTCGGTGATCTCGCCGAACAGCTCTTCGCCGGTACGTCGCAGCAGGCTCATCGCGCAGTCGGTGAAGGCGGGGTACGCCAGGCAGAAGTCGACGAATGCCTCACTGAGCGCCTTGAGGCGGTTGAGCGGTGCGCGGCGGGCGTTGTCCTTGGCGGTGAGGCGTTCGTCCAGCTCGCCGAGGTAGTCGACCAAGGTGAGCGCGAACAGCTCCTCCTTGCCGGCGAAGTGCCGGTAGATGAGCGCCTTGTTGATCCCGACCCGCTTGGCGATATCGTCGATCTGGGCGTCGATCGAGCCCCGCTCGTCGAACAGTTCGCGGGTCGCGCGGATGATCTCCCGCTCCCGGTCGCGACGACGCTCCGCCGTGGTCCGGCGGCGTCCGATCGCGAGCAGCGCGGAGCTCATGGACCGATCTTAGCCACAGTGGTACCCCTTGGTGCAAACGACGGTTACACTCGTCGGTAACATCGTACTGCCCCTGTTTGCTCGTCGGAGGATGTTGATGGCTGACCCTGTTGTGTCCGCGGACGTGATGTCTCTGGCCGGTGAGCTCGGCGCCGAGCGGTCCAAGCCGGGCTGGAGTTCCTTCTCACTCGCTCTGAACGAGGAGCAGAAGGAGATCCGCGACTGGGCCCACACCTTCGCCGCCGACGTGATCCGCCCGGCCGCGGCCGAGTGGGACGAGCGCGAGGAAACCCCGTGGCCGGTGATCCAGGAGGCCGCCAAGATCGGTCTGTACGGTCTCGACGCTAACGTGAACTTGTTCGTCGATCCGTCCGGATTGCTGATGCCGCTGGTCCACGAGGAGCTCTTCTGGGGCGACGCCGGCATCGGGATGTCGCTCAAGGGCACCGGTCTGGCATCGTCGGCGATCTTCTCCAACGGCACCCCGGAGCAGTGGAGCCAGTGGATGGGCCGCTGCTACGGCACGGTGGACGACGTACAGGTGGCTGCTTTCTGCTCGTCCGAGCCTGGCGCCGGCTCGGACGTGTCGGCGATCCGCACGCGGGCCGTGTATGACTCCGCCACTGACGAGTGGGTGATCAACGGGCAGAAGGCCTGGGCGACGAACGGCGGGATCGCGGACATCCACGTGGTGGTCGCGACGGTCGATCCTTCCCTTGGTACGAAGGGCCAGGCGGCATTCGTCGTACCGCGGACCGAGGTACACGGACTGCAGATGGGCACGAAGCTCCGCAAACACGGCCTCCGCGCCTCGCACACCGCCGACGTCTTCTTCGACAACGTCCGCATCCCCGCCGCAAACGTCCTGGGCGGCAAGCAAAAACTGGACGAACGTCTGGCCCGAGCCCGCGAGGCTGCCGCCGGAAATGGCAGCTCGTCCGGCCGCAACGCCTCGATGGCCACCTTCGAGATGACCCGCCACATCGTCGGCGCCCAAGCCATCGGCATCGCCCGCGCCGCCTACGAAGTAGCCCTCGACTACGCCAAGACCCGCGAACAATTCGGCCGCCCGATCATCGACAACCAAGGCATCGCCTTCAAACTCGCCGACATGGCCCTGGAGATCGACGCCGCCCGCCTCCTGGTCTGGCGAGCCGCCAACATGTCCGCCGCCCTGATGCGAGGCGAAACCCCCGACTACCGCCACGGCGAAGGCTCCATGGCCAAACTCAAGGCCGGCGAAGTAGCGGTCAAGGTCACCGAAGAAGCCATCCAGATCCTCGGCGGCAACGGCTACACCCGCGAATACCCAGTAGAACGCATGCACCGAGACGCCAAGATCTACACCATCTTCGAAGGCACCTCCGAAATCCAGCGCCTAGTCATCGCCCGCGCGATCTCAGGCATGCGCATCAGGTAGACGTTTCCGCAGGTCAGAGACTGATTCCAGGGTCTTCTAGGTGCAGGCCGCCGACCGGCTCCCAAGAGGTAGCGGGGGAGCGTACGGCGGCCTGTTCCGTGACTGCTCCGTGAGATTTCAGAGCGAAGAGCTTGGCGAGCCTCGAGTCCACAGCCTTCCGCGCCCGCTCATGCGATGACGGCAGCATGTGGGTGTACAACCTGA from Kribbella sp. NBC_00709 carries:
- the thrS gene encoding threonine--tRNA ligase yields the protein MYDHRKIGRELGLFDSDPLIGAGLPYWLPAGAAVRHALESYIAEVERRAGYQQVYSPVLGKRELYEISGHWAKYHDDMYPPMDMGGEQLVLRPSICPHHALMYRSRSHSYRELPLRYSELGGQYRAELSGAIAGLSRVRAMQLNDAHIFCRLDQVAGEAESALRLINQAYADMGISASRYVLALPAEDAEFNSPSSKYVGDAASWAQAAGILRDVLKDAGIDYEDAPGDAAFYGPKIDIQVEDSAGREFSLSTVQIDFHQPAAFGLEYVGADSNKHRPVMVHRAIVGSIERAMAQLIEVHGGAFPAWLAPVQLVVLPISDDEEKRAVEVARRASDRGLRVEIAHADEGSLGARIRENRLAPYQAVIGAREDAAGELAIRERDGGKHEPAPIGEVLDRIAKISLPAAVRSGE
- a CDS encoding MaoC/PaaZ C-terminal domain-containing protein — its product is MPTRRYDDSPKFGQLYARTVRATLRRADYEPNEDGLTLELPRSAIDQDHLTAYRDVTGFQAGPALPSTYPHVLAFPLHLDLMSDPSFPYKPMGIVHLSNTITQKQPIPIHAEPSIRVHSTPERPHPKGTVFDVISEVFVDHELVWSDLTTLLSRTAGTPGAHADLLPDPVLPADAWWDLRGNLGRRYAAASGDRNPIHLFKLTAQAFGFPRQIAHGMWAKAAALASIQRAGHLPDAFTVRVDFRKPLLLPSRVQFGYQQTGKTVDFALYDESHEVTHLIGQLQAN
- a CDS encoding 3-oxoacyl-ACP reductase — protein: MTDRYQTFTRTPLGQTLVKNLGLPDPTPLQRWVEGSPVIDGPVVFGAIGETDAGKAIQALLRDIGASFSTATEGVASIGIRPKALVFDATGAATTADLTSLQRFFSPVIRQLAAAGRVIVVGRTPELATSTGQQVAQRALEGFTRSLGKEVKRGATVNLVYVAPDAHEQLDSTLRFFLSPKSAYVDGQVARIGTGPLVSNDPARPLAGRTALVTGAARGIGAAIAETLARDGATIIGVDVPQNADPLRKVMSRLGGSELLLDVTAVDAAQRIAAHAQEQYGGLDIVVHNAGITRDKRLANMRTDTWDAVLDVNLRAPERITQHLVESGALKDGGSIIGVSSMAGIAGNNGQTNYATSKAGVIGLVQALAPKLADRNIRINAVAPGFIETEMTAKIPFTIREVGRRINSLQQGGLPIDVAETIAWFADPASAGVTGNVVRVCGQSMLGA
- a CDS encoding acyl-CoA dehydrogenase family protein, yielding MADPVVSADVMSLAGELGAERSKPGWSSFSLALNEEQKEIRDWAHTFAADVIRPAAAEWDEREETPWPVIQEAAKIGLYGLDANVNLFVDPSGLLMPLVHEELFWGDAGIGMSLKGTGLASSAIFSNGTPEQWSQWMGRCYGTVDDVQVAAFCSSEPGAGSDVSAIRTRAVYDSATDEWVINGQKAWATNGGIADIHVVVATVDPSLGTKGQAAFVVPRTEVHGLQMGTKLRKHGLRASHTADVFFDNVRIPAANVLGGKQKLDERLARAREAAAGNGSSSGRNASMATFEMTRHIVGAQAIGIARAAYEVALDYAKTREQFGRPIIDNQGIAFKLADMALEIDAARLLVWRAANMSAALMRGETPDYRHGEGSMAKLKAGEVAVKVTEEAIQILGGNGYTREYPVERMHRDAKIYTIFEGTSEIQRLVIARAISGMRIR
- a CDS encoding TetR/AcrR family transcriptional regulator gives rise to the protein MSSALLAIGRRRTTAERRRDREREIIRATRELFDERGSIDAQIDDIAKRVGINKALIYRHFAGKEELFALTLVDYLGELDERLTAKDNARRAPLNRLKALSEAFVDFCLAYPAFTDCAMSLLRRTGEELFGEITEPVMIKLGTAMAAPLDRIAAILAAGQRTGVFDEVDTAYLANHLYTQTLGSLHMARVGLIVSSGQPGHPVVHHADVGTVRETAITATLATAVGRIALKRPSATARKSKGETS
- a CDS encoding acetyl-CoA C-acetyltransferase, translated to MTETRKVAVVAGNRIPFARQDKTYRHASNSDMLTAALNGLVDRAGLGGQEVGEVVAGAVLKHARDWNMVREVVLGSKLAATTPAYDIQQACGTGLEAAILVGNKIALGQIDAGIAGGVDTASDAPVAVNDHLRNVLLDLNRAKTYPDRLKVLARVRPKDVVPEIPRNAEPRTGKSMGDHAALTALEWGITREAQDELAYNSHINLAKSYDRGFQNDLITPYLGLEKDQNLRPDTTLEKLAKLRTVYGKGETATMTAGNSTPLTDGASAVLLSTDEWAAEHGLRPLAYLTHSQTAAVDYVKGAEGLLMAPAYAVPRMLARAGLSLQDFDYYEIHEAFASQVLSTLKAWEDPIFCKERLGLDAPLGEIDRDKLNVNGSSLAAGHPFAATGGRIVAALAKQLDENGGGRGLISICAAGGQGVVAILEK